The Marivirga salinae DNA window TAATGTTCAAGGGAGTCACTGCTAATATTACTGAGGCGCAGCTCATGAAGGAATTGGTATACAAATTGATGCATTGAAAAAATAATTGATGGATTATTCAGTTATTTAGCTGTAATAGCGTTAGATAAAATACTTAATATAAGTTGATTTTTGAAAATTAGATTTACCAGACATATCATCATAAGAATGAATAAAAATATTTTACTTCTAGGGCTCATTTTAATGTTTCCCTTTTCTCTATTTAGCCAATATGCTTTCGTTAATTCTCATGCTGATAAAATTTATCAGGATGGAATTGAATTTTTTGAGCAAAAGCAATTCACAGCGGCACAAAACAAATTTGAAGATTATCTAAAACATCAAGATAAAACCAAGCTTAAATCAGATAATGCTGAGTATTTCAGTGCGCTTATTTCAATTTATCTGTATCATGCAAATGGAGAGAAACGTGTAAAATCTTTTGTTGAATCGAATCCGACTCACCCGAAAGCATCAGAAGCCTATTTTGAATTGGGTAATTTCTATTTCAGGGAGAAAAACTATGCTAAAGCTATTCAGTATTATGAAAAGACGGATGCAGAAAAGTTAAGAGGAGAGGATAAAACCCACTATCAATTTAAAGTGGCTTATTCTTATTTCAGTAGAAGAGCATTTGAGGAAGCTTTACCTTATTTTACCCGATTGAAAAGGCGTGATAATCAATATCAATCTGCCGCAAATTATTATGCTGGTTATATAAATTTTGAGCAAAAGGATTTTGATGAGGCCCTCATTGATTTGGAAAGAGCTGCCGAAAATGATGCCTATAAAGTTTCAACGGCAAATATGATCGCCAATATCTATTATCAAAAGGGGCAATATGATGAATTGATCGATTATGCAGAGGATTTATTACCTCGATTAAGTAGATTGGAAGCACTTAATATCAAATTAATAATAGGAGATGCCTACTTTGAACAGAATAAGTTCGAGGAAGCAAACGAATATTTTGAAGAGTATAGAGACGAAAGTAAGAGCAAAATGGATAGGGAATTGCTCTATCGGATGGGATACGTAGCCTATCAACTAAAAGACTATGAAGAGGCTATCAAACTTTTTGAAGAAGTGGGTATTGCCAAAGATTCACTTTCACAATTTAATGCTTATTATTTAGGTGAATTATATCTTAAGAACGAAAATTATCGCTTTGCAGCCAATGCATATGAGCAAGCAAAACTCTTGAATTTTAATAAAGATATCGCTCAGGAAAGCCATTTTCAATTAGCGAAATTATATTTAAAACAGGGAAACACGACTTCTGCAGTAAATGAACTCTCTACTTTTATTGAAAAATATCCTAAAAGCAGTTATATAACGCAGGCTAATGAATTATTGAGCGAGGCTTATTTAAATTCCAATGCCTATGAACAAGCTATTGATTTTCTGGAAGCTATAGATAATAAATCCTTAAAATTGAAAGCAGCTTATCAGAAAGTTACTTTCTACCAAGGGGCTGAATTCTTTAATCAAGCTAATTATTACCGAGCCATGCAGTTATTCCAAAAATCAGTGGATTATCCTCAGAATAAATCATTGCTAGGGGAGACTTATTTTTGGATGGGAGAGTCCTATTCTACTGGAAAAAAATATAAAGAAGCTATTTCATCTTATGAGAAGTCTATGAGGAATAGTAATAGTTCGGATGGTTGGTATGCTAATTTGAATTATGGTGTAGCTCATGCTTATTATAATGATAAGCAATTCGAAAAATCATTACAGTATTTCAAAGATTATTTGAAAAAGGGAAAATCAGCTACTTATTATCAAGATGCTGTTATTCGATTGGCCGATTGCTATTATGTGACTAAAAATTACCAATTGGCTATCAATTATTATCAAAAAGCCATTGATGAAAGGAATTCTAATATTGATTATGCCTATTTCCAAAAAGGAGTGGTCAATAGTATAAATGGAGAAAATAAATTAGCCAATCAGAGCTTTGATAAGGTTATTAGAGACTATTCCAATTCAAATTATTACGATAATGCAGTATTTCAAAAAGCGCAATTAGCTTTTGAATCAGGTCAATATCAAACGGCAATTAGTGGTTTTTCTGATTTATTGAAAAATTTACCACAAAGTCCTTTGCGGCCATTTGCATATTCAAAAAGGGCGTTAGCCTATTTTAATTTACAAGAATATGAGCAAGCAGAAGACGATTACACTATGATTTTGCAAAATTATCTGACTCATTCCACTGCAAATGGTGCATTAGCAGGTTTGCAAGAATTGTATTCTATCATGAATAAGGAAGGAGATTTGGATCAATACTTAACAGCATATAAAAATGCCAACCCTAATGATGGGGAAGTCACCAAAATTGAATTTGATGCAGCCCAATCGCTCTACTTCAATCAAAAGTATGATAGAGCTATTTCATCTTTCAAAGCATATATAGATAATTATCCTGAACATTCATTAACTGCTGAAGCCAGATATTATTTAGCAGATTCATATTATAGAAATAGCCAATTTGATCAAGCTTTAGAATTATTTTATCAGGTTGTTGATGATAATAACACTTCATTCAATAAACGATCAATTCAAAAAATAGCAGAAATTGAACTGGAGAAAGAAGAATTCGATAAAGCTCGATTGTATTTCACCAAACTTTTGGATCAAGCGGAAAATAAGAAGGATAAATACAATGCATATACTGGTTTGCTAGAAATTGCCAAAAGAAATTCGGATTACAGCAAGATGATTATGTATGCAGATTTAATTCTGGAGGAAGCAGCCGTAAATGCTAATGCAATCAATGAGGCCTATCTCAATAAAGGTATGGCAAATTACTATCAAGGAAAATATGATGAAGCAAAAGTAAGC harbors:
- a CDS encoding tetratricopeptide repeat protein, whose amino-acid sequence is MNKNILLLGLILMFPFSLFSQYAFVNSHADKIYQDGIEFFEQKQFTAAQNKFEDYLKHQDKTKLKSDNAEYFSALISIYLYHANGEKRVKSFVESNPTHPKASEAYFELGNFYFREKNYAKAIQYYEKTDAEKLRGEDKTHYQFKVAYSYFSRRAFEEALPYFTRLKRRDNQYQSAANYYAGYINFEQKDFDEALIDLERAAENDAYKVSTANMIANIYYQKGQYDELIDYAEDLLPRLSRLEALNIKLIIGDAYFEQNKFEEANEYFEEYRDESKSKMDRELLYRMGYVAYQLKDYEEAIKLFEEVGIAKDSLSQFNAYYLGELYLKNENYRFAANAYEQAKLLNFNKDIAQESHFQLAKLYLKQGNTTSAVNELSTFIEKYPKSSYITQANELLSEAYLNSNAYEQAIDFLEAIDNKSLKLKAAYQKVTFYQGAEFFNQANYYRAMQLFQKSVDYPQNKSLLGETYFWMGESYSTGKKYKEAISSYEKSMRNSNSSDGWYANLNYGVAHAYYNDKQFEKSLQYFKDYLKKGKSATYYQDAVIRLADCYYVTKNYQLAINYYQKAIDERNSNIDYAYFQKGVVNSINGENKLANQSFDKVIRDYSNSNYYDNAVFQKAQLAFESGQYQTAISGFSDLLKNLPQSPLRPFAYSKRALAYFNLQEYEQAEDDYTMILQNYLTHSTANGALAGLQELYSIMNKEGDLDQYLTAYKNANPNDGEVTKIEFDAAQSLYFNQKYDRAISSFKAYIDNYPEHSLTAEARYYLADSYYRNSQFDQALELFYQVVDDNNTSFNKRSIQKIAEIELEKEEFDKARLYFTKLLDQAENKKDKYNAYTGLLEIAKRNSDYSKMIMYADLILEEAAVNANAINEAYLNKGMANYYQGKYDEAKVSFQNAVNAAKDEYAAESQYMIALMQYNSKDYQESINTLFELNKNFGSYAKWLGKSFLLIADNYFAMGEIFQAKATLNSIIENSDSRVLKDEAKLKLDIIEQSEGDKKSEQDSSKNTLEMEEVIENDSTKN